A window of Aeromicrobium sp. A1-2 contains these coding sequences:
- a CDS encoding DUF2752 domain-containing protein — protein sequence MLPGLEPVRRVTAADLYAPAAVGAAGLAAATLLHLYDPHQSGSYGFCPFLVMTGLPCPGCGGLRAVNDLSRGDLVGAISSNALAVALVGVLAVAWVLWIGRRLRGTRGQMIVLSSRVGFGAIGVLIVFGVLRNTPWGAWLAP from the coding sequence ATGCTGCCGGGGCTGGAGCCAGTGCGCCGCGTGACCGCGGCAGACCTGTACGCCCCCGCTGCAGTCGGGGCGGCCGGCCTGGCCGCAGCGACCCTGCTGCACCTGTACGACCCGCACCAGTCGGGTTCGTACGGTTTCTGCCCGTTCCTGGTCATGACCGGCCTGCCCTGCCCGGGTTGTGGCGGCCTGCGCGCCGTCAACGACCTGAGTCGCGGCGACCTCGTGGGCGCGATCAGCAGCAATGCGCTGGCAGTTGCGCTGGTCGGCGTCCTGGCCGTGGCATGGGTGCTGTGGATCGGCCGCCGGCTGCGCGGCACCCGTGGCCAGATGATCGTGCTCAGCTCACGGGTCGGCTTCGGTGCGATCGGCGTCCTGATCGTGTTCGGCGTCCTCCGCAACACCCCCTGGGGCGCCTGGCTCGCTCCCTGA
- the trpC gene encoding indole-3-glycerol phosphate synthase TrpC, producing the protein MSVLDEILAGAAADLQDRMAQTPLDDLKAQAARQDPALDPMPAFRADGVSVIAEVKRSSPSKGELAAIKDPAALAEDYAAGGAAAISVLTEQRRFGGTLDDLRAVRATVDVPVLRKDFITTSYQLWEARAAGADMALLIVAALEQIVLESLIERARSIGLTPLVEVHDEEEVRRAVGAGADLIGVNARNLKTLEVDRGTFQRLSPGIPDGVVKVAESGVRGPHDVIEYAKSGAHVVLVGETLVRGDDPRATVADLVAAGAHPALQHRW; encoded by the coding sequence GTGTCCGTGCTCGACGAGATTCTTGCTGGTGCAGCCGCTGACCTCCAGGACCGCATGGCGCAGACGCCCCTCGACGACCTGAAGGCCCAGGCCGCTCGCCAGGACCCGGCGCTCGATCCGATGCCGGCATTCCGCGCTGACGGGGTGTCGGTCATCGCCGAGGTCAAGCGTTCCAGCCCCAGCAAGGGCGAGCTTGCCGCGATCAAGGATCCCGCCGCACTCGCCGAGGACTACGCCGCCGGTGGAGCCGCCGCGATCAGCGTCCTGACCGAGCAGCGACGTTTCGGCGGCACGCTCGACGACCTGCGGGCCGTACGTGCCACGGTCGACGTCCCGGTGCTCCGCAAGGACTTCATCACGACTTCCTACCAGCTCTGGGAGGCCCGGGCCGCTGGGGCCGACATGGCGCTGCTGATCGTCGCTGCGCTGGAGCAGATCGTGCTCGAGAGCCTGATCGAGCGAGCCAGGTCGATCGGCCTGACCCCGCTCGTCGAGGTGCACGACGAGGAGGAAGTCCGTCGCGCGGTCGGCGCCGGAGCCGACCTGATCGGTGTCAATGCCCGCAACCTCAAGACGCTGGAGGTCGACCGCGGCACGTTTCAGCGGTTGTCGCCCGGTATCCCCGACGGAGTCGTCAAGGTCGCCGAATCCGGTGTGCGTGGGCCGCATGATGTCATCGAGTACGCCAAGTCCGGCGCGCACGTGGTCCTCGTCGGCGAGACGCTCGTCCGTGGCGACGATCCGCGCGCGACCGTTGCCGACCTCGTCGCAGCCGGTGCCCATCCGGCACTGCAGCACCGCTGGTAG
- the trpB gene encoding tryptophan synthase subunit beta, whose protein sequence is MTYAQPDPTGHFGRFGGRFMPEALIAPLDELDHAWTDAKADPTFMAELDRMLREYANVPSPLYEAHRFSEVAGARILLKREDLNHTGAHKIRNVIGQALLAKRIGKPRAIAETGAGQHGVAAATACAYLDLDCVVYMGEVDTERQALNVARMKMLGAEVVPVTTGSRTLKDAINEALRDWVSSVDTTSYLFGTAAGPHPFPTMVRDLTRGIGDEARRQVLELTGSLPDAAVACVGGGSNAIGLFTAFIDDADVMLRGIEAGGDGVGTGRHAATITGGEVGVLHGARSFLLQDEDGQTLESHSISAGLDYPGVGPEHSFLADIGRATYVPATDDEAMSAFDLLCKTEGIIPAIESAHALAGALELAKELGPDSTILVNLSGRGDKDVHTAAEYFGLIDGPVVLDQGVEE, encoded by the coding sequence ATGACGTACGCCCAGCCCGACCCAACCGGCCACTTCGGACGCTTTGGCGGCCGTTTCATGCCCGAGGCGCTGATCGCCCCGCTCGACGAGCTCGATCATGCGTGGACCGACGCCAAGGCCGATCCGACCTTCATGGCCGAGCTCGACCGCATGCTGCGCGAGTACGCCAACGTGCCCAGCCCGCTCTACGAGGCGCACAGATTCTCCGAGGTCGCCGGCGCTCGAATCCTGCTCAAGCGCGAGGACCTCAACCACACGGGTGCCCACAAGATCCGCAACGTCATCGGCCAGGCCCTGCTGGCCAAGCGGATCGGCAAGCCGCGCGCGATCGCCGAGACCGGTGCCGGACAGCACGGTGTGGCCGCTGCCACGGCATGCGCCTATCTCGATCTCGACTGCGTCGTCTACATGGGTGAGGTCGACACCGAGCGGCAGGCACTCAACGTCGCCAGGATGAAGATGCTGGGCGCCGAGGTCGTGCCGGTCACGACCGGCAGCCGCACCCTGAAGGACGCGATCAACGAGGCGTTGCGCGACTGGGTCTCCAGTGTCGACACGACCTCCTACCTGTTCGGCACCGCGGCGGGGCCACACCCGTTCCCGACGATGGTCCGCGACCTGACCCGCGGCATCGGTGACGAGGCGCGCCGCCAGGTGCTCGAGCTCACCGGGTCGCTGCCCGATGCGGCCGTCGCCTGTGTCGGTGGCGGGTCCAATGCGATCGGCCTGTTCACGGCGTTCATCGACGATGCCGACGTCATGCTCCGCGGCATCGAGGCCGGTGGTGACGGCGTCGGAACCGGCCGGCACGCCGCGACGATCACGGGTGGTGAGGTCGGGGTGCTGCATGGCGCACGCTCGTTCCTGTTGCAGGACGAGGATGGCCAGACGTTGGAGTCGCACTCGATCTCGGCGGGGCTGGACTATCCCGGCGTCGGACCTGAACACTCGTTCCTGGCCGATATCGGCCGTGCGACGTACGTGCCAGCGACCGATGACGAGGCGATGTCTGCCTTCGACCTGCTGTGCAAGACCGAGGGGATCATCCCCGCGATCGAGTCGGCGCACGCCCTGGCCGGGGCGCTCGAACTGGCCAAGGAGCTCGGGCCGGACTCGACGATCCTGGTCAACCTCTCGGGGCGCGGCGACAAGGACGTGCACACCGCGGCTGAGTACTTCGGACTGATCGACGGGCCCGTCGTCCTCGACCAGGGGGTGGAGGAATGA
- the trpA gene encoding tryptophan synthase subunit alpha, with product MTERQHTTHAGLTRIDELFVRTRAENRAALVGYLPAGFPTKELSIKAIEAMVEGGVDLVEVGLPYSDPVMDGPTIQAAAEQALRAGTRTTDVFDVVRASAATGAPTVVMTYWNPVERFGVNRFAEALADAGGAGLITPDLIPDEATEWVAASEQYGLDRIFLVAPSSTDARLAMTAEAASGFVYATAVMGVTGAREQTSSLGPELVARLRQVTDKPVGVGLGVSNGEQAREVAEFADAVIVGSALVRCLLDAPDESSGLEAIRRLAQDLRAGVERNQTT from the coding sequence ATGACCGAGCGTCAGCACACCACCCATGCCGGTCTGACCCGCATTGACGAGCTCTTCGTCCGCACACGCGCAGAGAACCGTGCGGCCCTGGTCGGCTACCTGCCAGCGGGCTTCCCGACCAAGGAGCTGTCGATCAAGGCGATCGAGGCGATGGTCGAGGGCGGGGTCGATCTCGTCGAGGTGGGACTCCCGTACAGCGATCCGGTCATGGACGGCCCCACGATCCAGGCCGCCGCCGAGCAGGCCCTGCGTGCTGGCACCCGGACGACCGATGTGTTCGACGTGGTCCGCGCCAGCGCGGCGACCGGAGCCCCGACCGTCGTCATGACCTACTGGAACCCGGTCGAGCGGTTCGGCGTCAACCGGTTCGCCGAGGCCCTGGCCGACGCCGGCGGCGCTGGCCTCATCACCCCCGACTTGATCCCCGACGAGGCGACCGAGTGGGTGGCCGCGTCGGAGCAGTACGGCCTCGACCGGATCTTCCTGGTCGCGCCCTCCTCGACCGACGCACGCCTGGCGATGACGGCCGAGGCAGCCAGCGGCTTCGTCTACGCGACCGCCGTGATGGGCGTGACCGGGGCGCGTGAGCAGACCAGCTCGCTGGGCCCTGAGCTCGTCGCCCGGTTGCGCCAGGTCACCGACAAGCCAGTCGGTGTGGGTCTTGGCGTCAGCAACGGAGAGCAGGCTCGGGAGGTCGCCGAATTCGCCGATGCTGTCATCGTGGGGTCCGCCCTCGTACGCTGTCTGCTGGATGCGCCGGACGAGTCGTCCGGACTCGAGGCCATTCGCCGGCTGGCGCAGGACCTGCGTGCCGGCGTCGAGAGGAACCAGACCACGTGA
- the lgt gene encoding prolipoprotein diacylglyceryl transferase: MNITTFIPSPSQGVWELGPIPLRAYALGIIIGALVAIWIGEKRFQARGGREGLIGDVAIWAIPFGIVGARIYHVATDPELYFGEGRHVVDALKVWQGGLGIWGAVAGGAVGAYIACRRYGVSFSAVADALAPGLLVAQAIGRIGNYFNQELFGRPTTKPWGLEIAMENRPDGYAQFATFHPTFLYELLWNLAAAALIIAIDRRVKLTGGRAFALYAMLYTSGRVWIEALRIDTANHIGPFRLNVWTSIIVFAVAATYFFVSRRRARVAGSTELPVSDDPAEPADAADSDPA; the protein is encoded by the coding sequence GTGAACATCACGACCTTCATCCCCAGCCCCTCCCAGGGCGTGTGGGAGCTCGGACCCATCCCTTTGCGGGCGTACGCGCTCGGCATCATCATCGGCGCGCTCGTCGCGATCTGGATCGGTGAGAAGCGCTTCCAGGCTCGCGGCGGCCGTGAGGGCCTGATCGGCGACGTCGCCATCTGGGCGATCCCGTTCGGCATCGTGGGTGCCCGCATCTATCACGTCGCGACCGATCCCGAGCTGTATTTCGGCGAGGGCAGGCACGTCGTCGACGCGCTCAAGGTCTGGCAGGGCGGTCTCGGCATCTGGGGCGCGGTCGCCGGCGGAGCGGTCGGTGCGTACATCGCCTGTCGCCGCTACGGTGTCTCGTTCTCGGCGGTCGCGGACGCACTGGCCCCCGGGCTGCTGGTCGCGCAGGCGATCGGTCGAATCGGCAACTACTTCAACCAGGAGCTGTTCGGCCGGCCGACGACCAAGCCGTGGGGCCTGGAGATCGCGATGGAGAACCGCCCGGACGGCTACGCGCAGTTCGCGACGTTCCACCCGACGTTCCTCTACGAGTTGCTGTGGAACCTCGCCGCGGCGGCGCTGATCATCGCGATCGACCGCCGGGTCAAGCTGACCGGCGGGCGGGCCTTCGCCCTCTACGCGATGCTCTACACGTCGGGGCGAGTCTGGATCGAGGCCCTGCGGATCGACACGGCCAACCACATCGGCCCGTTCCGTCTGAACGTCTGGACCTCGATCATCGTGTTCGCGGTGGCCGCGACGTACTTCTTCGTCAGCCGCAGACGGGCGAGGGTCGCAGGGTCGACCGAGCTGCCGGTGTCGGACGACCCGGCGGAGCCGGCAGATGCGGCTGACTCCGACCCGGCGTAG
- a CDS encoding VIT1/CCC1 transporter family protein, protein MTEAVDRSEPLPDPDAVEHEHPDVTGGWLRPAVFGAMDGLVSNFALIMGVVGGTSANDTKPIVLAGLAGLAAGAFSMAAGEYTSVASQSEFALAQVEIEREEILRNKAGEEAELAVMFVEKGVDEDVAREVSAQIHRDPENAVRVHAREEFGVDVDDLASPMLAALSSFFAFGLGAIIPVLPYLLGVESPWTAIALSLIGLFACGAIVTRITARSWLFGGVRQLALGGAAAGLTYLVGDAVGGVIG, encoded by the coding sequence ATGACCGAAGCTGTCGACCGTAGTGAGCCCCTGCCCGATCCCGACGCGGTCGAGCACGAGCACCCCGACGTCACGGGTGGTTGGCTGCGCCCCGCCGTGTTCGGCGCGATGGATGGTCTGGTGTCGAACTTCGCCCTGATCATGGGCGTGGTCGGCGGCACCAGCGCCAACGACACCAAGCCCATCGTGCTGGCTGGGCTGGCGGGCTTGGCCGCCGGAGCGTTCTCGATGGCAGCGGGGGAGTACACCTCGGTGGCCAGCCAGAGCGAGTTCGCCCTCGCCCAGGTCGAGATCGAGCGCGAGGAGATCCTCCGCAACAAGGCGGGCGAGGAGGCTGAACTCGCGGTGATGTTCGTCGAGAAGGGCGTCGACGAGGATGTCGCGCGCGAGGTTTCGGCACAGATCCATCGCGATCCGGAGAACGCCGTGCGGGTCCATGCACGTGAGGAGTTCGGCGTCGACGTCGACGATCTGGCGTCACCGATGCTGGCAGCGTTGTCGTCGTTCTTCGCCTTCGGGCTGGGCGCGATCATCCCCGTGCTGCCCTACCTGCTGGGCGTGGAGTCGCCCTGGACCGCAATCGCGCTGTCCCTCATTGGCCTGTTCGCCTGCGGTGCGATCGTCACGCGCATCACCGCCCGGTCGTGGTTGTTCGGCGGCGTGCGTCAGCTCGCGCTGGGCGGGGCCGCGGCTGGACTGACGTATCTCGTGGGCGACGCGGTCGGCGGTGTGATCGGCTGA
- the gltB gene encoding glutamate synthase large subunit: MRSPKFSTQPPAQGLYDPQNEHDACGVAFVATLTGIPSNDIVVKGLTALRNLDHRGAVGGEPDTGDGAGILLQIPDTFLRAVAGVTLPELGSYAAGMAFLPIDESEAAEARTHIEAMALEEGLKVLGWRDVPVDPEILGSMSRGAMPSFSLMFVTSAGEPQTGIVLDRTAFCLRKRAEHELQVYFPSLSSRTLIYKGMLTTEQLENFFPDLSDPRMESAMAIVHSRFSTNTFPSWPLAHPFRFIAHNGEINTARGNRNWMRAREALLESDLIPGDMRRLFPICDPLGSDTASFDEVLELLHLGGRSLPHAVMMMIPEAWENDADMDPARRAFYEFHSSVMEPWDGPAAVCFTDGNQIGAVLDRNGLRPGRYWVTEDGLVVLASEAGVLDLDQKSITRKGRLEPGKMFLLDLDQHRIIEDHEIKNSLAAENPYDEWLYSGLVRFEDLPDLEHIVHTHASVTRRQQVFGYTEEELRILIAPIARSGAEAIGSMGTDTPIAAISDRPRQLFDYFSQLFAQVTNPPLDAIREEVVTSLAGTIGPERNLLAPSPASCRMLQLPFPVLDNDELAKIRHMNKDGDMPGFSVHVVRGLYAVAGGGAALKAKLDSICAEVSTAIAKGARIIVLSDRHSNADLAPIPSLLLTGAVHHHMVREKLRTQAGLIIECGDVREVHHVALLIGYGATAVNPYLVLESAEDLAREKIFVEGVAPAKALRNVAHGLGKGVLKVMSKMGVSTVASYTGAQIFEAVGLSHEIVDAYFTGTSSKLGGVGLDVLAQEVRSRHLKAYPTSGIAGPRRHLDVGGEYQWRREGPEHLFDPETIFRLQHSTRTGSYEIFKQYTSRVDDQSERLMTLRGLFDLREGERPAVPIDEVEPVSAIVKRFSTGAMSYGSISQEAHETLAIAMNRLGGKSNTGEGGEDPDRLYDPERRSSIKQVASGRFGVTSEYLTNADDIQIKMAQGAKPGEGGQLPGPKVYPWVAKTRHSTPGVGLISPPPHHDIYSIEDLKQLIHDLKNANPSARVHVKLVSEVGVGTVAAGVAKAKADVVLISGHDGGTGASPLTSLKHAGGPWELGLAETQQTLLINGLRDRIVVQCDGQLKTGRDVVIAALLGAEEFGFATAPLVVSGCIMMRVCHLDTCPVGVATQNKALREKYSGKAEYIVNFFEFIAQEVREILASLGFRSIVEAVGHAEVINVAQAVDHWKADGLDLTPILYVPELPEGAALHNTTGQDHSLDRALDNELIALSADALERAEPVRAQLEIRNVNRTVGTMLGHEVTKRYRGEGLPDDTIDLTFLGSAGQSFGAFVPRGITLRLEGDGNDYVGKGLSGGRIIVRPPRDVLFTAEAQIVAGNVIGFGATGGQIFLRGKAGERFCVRNSGASAVVEGVGDHACEYMTGGRVVILGRTGRNVAAGMSGGSAYILDLDESLVNRDMVETRPVEGDAATVLHDLVRMHRDETGSAVAEQLLGNWEQSLGRFTEIMPVNYRLVLEAREAAESEGLSEEDTTARMMEVAARG; encoded by the coding sequence GTGCGCAGTCCCAAGTTCTCGACCCAGCCTCCTGCTCAGGGTCTGTACGACCCGCAGAACGAGCACGACGCGTGCGGGGTCGCCTTCGTCGCGACGTTGACCGGCATCCCGAGCAACGACATCGTCGTCAAGGGGCTCACGGCGTTGCGCAACCTGGACCACCGCGGAGCGGTCGGCGGCGAGCCCGACACCGGCGACGGCGCCGGCATCCTGCTGCAGATCCCCGACACCTTCCTGCGCGCGGTCGCCGGCGTCACGCTGCCCGAGCTGGGTTCGTACGCCGCGGGCATGGCATTCCTGCCGATCGACGAGTCCGAGGCGGCTGAGGCGCGCACCCACATCGAGGCGATGGCGCTCGAGGAGGGCCTGAAGGTCCTGGGTTGGCGTGACGTGCCGGTCGACCCGGAGATCCTCGGCTCGATGTCCCGCGGCGCGATGCCGTCGTTCTCGCTGATGTTCGTGACCTCCGCGGGGGAGCCGCAGACCGGCATCGTGCTCGATCGCACGGCGTTCTGTCTGCGCAAGCGTGCCGAGCACGAGCTGCAGGTCTACTTCCCGTCGCTGTCGAGCCGCACCCTGATCTACAAGGGCATGCTGACGACCGAGCAGCTGGAGAACTTCTTCCCCGACCTGAGCGACCCGCGCATGGAGTCGGCGATGGCGATCGTGCACAGCCGGTTCTCGACCAACACCTTCCCGAGCTGGCCACTGGCCCACCCGTTCCGGTTCATCGCGCACAACGGCGAGATCAACACGGCCCGGGGCAACCGCAACTGGATGCGTGCTCGGGAGGCGCTGCTCGAGAGTGACCTGATCCCCGGCGACATGCGGCGGCTGTTCCCGATCTGCGATCCGCTCGGCAGTGACACCGCCTCATTCGACGAGGTCCTCGAGCTGCTGCACCTGGGCGGACGCAGCCTGCCCCACGCCGTCATGATGATGATCCCCGAGGCGTGGGAGAACGACGCCGACATGGACCCCGCCCGCCGGGCCTTCTATGAGTTCCACTCCTCGGTCATGGAGCCGTGGGACGGCCCTGCCGCCGTGTGCTTCACCGACGGCAACCAGATCGGCGCGGTCCTGGATCGCAACGGACTGCGTCCCGGCCGCTACTGGGTCACCGAGGACGGTCTCGTCGTGCTCGCGTCGGAGGCCGGCGTGCTCGACCTCGACCAGAAGAGCATCACCCGCAAGGGTCGTCTCGAGCCGGGCAAGATGTTCCTGCTCGACCTCGACCAGCACCGCATCATCGAGGACCACGAGATCAAGAACTCGCTGGCCGCGGAGAACCCGTACGACGAGTGGCTCTACTCCGGCCTGGTGCGCTTCGAGGACCTGCCCGACCTGGAGCACATCGTCCACACGCACGCCTCGGTGACGCGTCGCCAGCAGGTGTTCGGCTACACCGAGGAGGAGCTCCGCATCCTGATCGCCCCGATAGCGCGCTCCGGCGCCGAGGCGATCGGCTCGATGGGAACCGACACGCCCATCGCCGCGATCTCGGACCGTCCCCGGCAGCTCTTCGACTACTTCTCGCAGCTGTTCGCGCAGGTCACCAACCCGCCGCTGGACGCGATCCGTGAAGAGGTCGTGACCTCATTGGCCGGCACGATCGGGCCCGAGCGCAACCTGCTGGCCCCCAGCCCGGCGTCGTGCCGGATGCTGCAACTGCCGTTCCCGGTGCTCGACAACGACGAGCTCGCCAAGATCCGGCACATGAACAAGGACGGCGACATGCCGGGCTTCTCGGTGCACGTCGTCCGCGGGCTCTACGCCGTCGCGGGGGGTGGGGCGGCGCTCAAGGCCAAGCTCGACTCGATCTGTGCCGAGGTGTCGACCGCGATCGCCAAGGGCGCCCGCATCATCGTGCTGTCCGACCGGCACTCCAACGCCGATCTCGCCCCGATCCCGTCGCTGCTCCTGACCGGCGCGGTGCACCACCACATGGTTCGCGAGAAGCTCCGCACCCAGGCCGGACTGATCATCGAGTGTGGTGACGTCCGCGAGGTGCACCACGTGGCCCTGCTGATCGGCTACGGCGCGACCGCGGTCAACCCCTATCTGGTGCTCGAGTCCGCCGAGGACCTCGCCCGCGAGAAGATCTTCGTCGAGGGTGTCGCACCCGCCAAGGCACTGCGCAACGTCGCACACGGCCTGGGCAAGGGTGTCCTCAAGGTCATGAGCAAGATGGGTGTCTCGACCGTCGCGTCCTACACCGGAGCGCAAATCTTCGAGGCGGTCGGCCTGTCCCACGAGATCGTCGACGCCTACTTCACCGGCACGTCGTCCAAGCTCGGTGGCGTCGGCCTGGACGTGCTCGCCCAGGAGGTTCGTTCGCGACACCTCAAGGCGTATCCGACCAGTGGCATCGCGGGCCCGCGTCGTCACCTCGACGTCGGTGGGGAGTACCAGTGGCGTCGCGAGGGTCCGGAGCACCTGTTCGACCCCGAGACGATCTTCCGTCTGCAGCACTCGACCCGTACGGGCAGCTACGAGATCTTCAAGCAGTACACCTCCCGCGTCGACGACCAGTCCGAGCGGCTCATGACGTTGCGCGGCCTGTTCGACCTGCGCGAGGGCGAGCGACCGGCCGTCCCGATCGACGAGGTCGAGCCTGTCTCGGCCATCGTCAAGCGGTTCTCGACCGGGGCGATGTCGTACGGCTCGATCAGCCAGGAGGCGCACGAGACCCTCGCGATCGCGATGAACCGTCTCGGCGGCAAGTCCAACACCGGCGAGGGTGGCGAGGACCCCGATCGTCTGTACGACCCCGAGCGTCGCTCCTCGATCAAGCAGGTCGCGTCCGGACGGTTCGGCGTCACCTCGGAGTACCTCACGAACGCCGACGACATCCAGATCAAGATGGCGCAGGGCGCCAAGCCCGGTGAGGGCGGCCAGCTGCCCGGACCCAAGGTCTACCCGTGGGTCGCCAAGACACGCCATTCGACGCCGGGTGTCGGCCTGATTTCCCCGCCGCCGCACCACGACATCTACTCGATCGAGGACCTCAAGCAGCTCATCCACGACCTCAAGAACGCCAACCCGTCGGCGCGGGTGCACGTCAAACTCGTGTCGGAGGTCGGGGTCGGCACCGTCGCGGCCGGCGTCGCGAAGGCCAAGGCAGACGTCGTCCTGATCTCCGGTCACGACGGCGGCACCGGAGCATCTCCGCTGACGTCGCTCAAGCACGCGGGCGGCCCGTGGGAACTCGGCCTGGCCGAGACGCAGCAGACGTTGCTGATCAACGGGCTGCGCGACCGCATCGTCGTGCAGTGCGACGGCCAGCTCAAGACCGGCCGGGATGTCGTCATCGCGGCGTTGCTGGGCGCCGAGGAGTTCGGCTTCGCCACGGCACCGCTGGTGGTCAGCGGCTGCATCATGATGCGGGTCTGTCACCTGGACACCTGCCCCGTCGGAGTCGCGACGCAGAACAAGGCGTTGCGGGAGAAGTACTCCGGCAAGGCCGAGTACATCGTCAACTTCTTCGAGTTCATCGCCCAGGAGGTCCGTGAGATCCTCGCGAGCCTGGGCTTCCGCTCGATCGTGGAGGCCGTCGGTCACGCCGAGGTCATCAACGTCGCGCAGGCAGTCGATCACTGGAAGGCCGATGGTCTCGACCTGACGCCGATCCTCTACGTCCCGGAGCTGCCCGAGGGCGCCGCGCTCCACAACACGACGGGCCAGGACCACAGCCTCGACCGGGCGCTGGACAACGAGCTGATTGCGCTCAGCGCCGATGCGCTCGAGCGTGCCGAACCGGTCCGGGCGCAGCTGGAGATCCGCAACGTCAACCGCACCGTCGGCACGATGCTGGGACACGAGGTTACCAAGCGCTACCGCGGTGAGGGACTGCCGGACGACACGATCGACCTCACGTTCCTGGGCTCGGCCGGTCAGTCGTTCGGAGCTTTCGTGCCCAGGGGCATCACCCTGCGCCTCGAGGGTGATGGCAACGACTATGTCGGCAAGGGCCTGTCGGGTGGCCGGATCATCGTGCGGCCGCCGCGGGACGTCCTGTTCACCGCCGAGGCGCAGATCGTGGCCGGCAACGTCATTGGCTTCGGCGCGACCGGTGGCCAGATCTTCCTGCGCGGCAAGGCGGGCGAGCGTTTTTGCGTGCGCAACTCCGGTGCCAGCGCGGTCGTTGAGGGCGTGGGAGATCACGCCTGCGAGTACATGACCGGCGGACGCGTCGTGATTCTCGGCCGCACCGGCCGCAACGTCGCGGCCGGTATGAGTGGCGGATCGGCGTACATCTTGGATCTGGACGAGAGCCTCGTCAACCGGGACATGGTCGAGACGCGCCCCGTCGAGGGAGACGCCGCGACGGTCCTCCACGACCTGGTCCGCATGCACCGCGACGAGACCGGCTCCGCAGTCGCCGAGCAGCTGCTGGGCAACTGGGAGCAGTCGCTGGGCCGCTTCACCGAGATCATGCCGGTCAACTACCGGCTGGTGCTTGAGGCCCGCGAGGCCGCCGAGTCCGAAGGCTTGTCCGAAGAAGATACAACCGCACGCATGATGGAGGTGGCTGCACGTGGCTGA